The region GTGGCGTTTCCATACCCAGTCCTGAAAGTTTTTGTCCACCGTTTTATCATAAGCCGTCAATGTGGCATCCAGTCCGCTTATTTTGCGTATAAGAGATACAATGGCAGTCAATTCATTTCGTGGAGAGCCGTTGCATTCACCCAAGGCTTCATACGCCCGCCAAACATGCAAGGGAGCAAGCAAGGGCTTGTCATTTTGCAGCTTTTCCAAGACTTCCTTTATCATGGTATAAGTCAGTTCACGTCTGCGGAAAGGTTGGTTGTAGAAAATTTGCAAAGCTGTCAATTCATCCTTGTGTTGCTGCATCCATTCAGAAAAGCTTGTAATTAGTTCTCTGGCCTTGTCTGCATTATCCTTGTCCCAACCCAGAAATATCACTTCATCAGGATTTAAGAGATCAATTTTTTGTTCGTGTGCCCTGCGAACATTTTCAATATATTCGTTGAGCTCACCGTTAAATACCCTGGCAGCTTCGTTTAATAATGCTGAATGATGAAAGATAAATGATGAATGTTTAGCCTGAGGGCTTTCCCCAGCCATTTCAACTTCTATTTTTTGTTGAATTCCCTCAATTATATCCGGATTAAAAGCATTCAAGAGCTCTTTAACTACCTGTGAAACCGTTTTCCCATCAGCTTTCTCGGCAAACTGCTTTCTTTCTTTTTCTGTAATTTGTTTGTCGAGACGGGTAAGGCGGTTGGCCAATGAAGTATACAGTTCTTCATCCCTTGCACCCACGGCAATGGCTTGTAACAAATCTTTAAGCGGGATACCTGGCATCTGTTCCAAAGGACGGCTGTCGGTTTTCAAACTCTTGCATACCCCGATAGCATCCACAATTACAAAATGGTCTTTGGTGAATTTTGCAGTAGGTGTTACTTTTCGCAATGTGTCCAGATCAATAGTCCGTGTGCCTCTGCCCTTCATTTGTTCAAAGTAGTTTTTGCTTTTTACATCCCGCATAAAAAGCAAACATTCCAGGGGTTTTACATCTGTTCCGGTAGCTATCATATCCACTGTAACTGCAATACGTGGATGATAAGAATTACGAAATTGAGACAAGACAGATTTAGGGTCTTCATCAGTTTTGTAAGTAATTTTTTTACAGAATTTGTTTTCTTCGGCAAATTCTTCTCTTACAATATCAATGATATCGTTGGCATGGCTGTCGGTTTTGGCAAAAATCAGGGTTTTGGGTACTTCAAAATGTCCGTTTATATCATAACGGTCTTTGAAGATATCCGGTAGATTTTCTTTGAAGGATCGTATAATAGTTCTTATTTGATTCGGATTTACCACCTCTTTGTCCAGTTGCTGTTTGGAGTATGCTTCATCTTCATCCTGCAACTCCATTCTCTTTTTCCGGCTCAGGCGTTCACGATGT is a window of Alphaproteobacteria bacterium DNA encoding:
- a CDS encoding type I restriction-modification enzyme R subunit C-terminal domain-containing protein; the encoded protein is NLVSEYSHEMAVADGVNVGYEVFIIDTKVTQQGATLWKDEYIEHRERLSRKKRMELQDEDEAYSKQQLDKEVVNPNQIRTIIRSFKENLPDIFKDRYDINGHFEVPKTLIFAKTDSHANDIIDIVREEFAEENKFCKKITYKTDEDPKSVLSQFRNSYHPRIAVTVDMIATGTDVKPLECLLFMRDVKSKNYFEQMKGRGTRTIDLDTLRKVTPTAKFTKDHFVIVDAIGVCKSLKTDSRPLEQMPGIPLKDLLQAIAVGARDEELYTSLANRLTRLDKQITEKERKQFAEKADGKTVSQVVKELLNAFNPDIIEGIQQKIEVEMAGESPQAKHSSFIFHHSALLNEAARVFNGELNEYIENVRRAHEQKIDLLNPDEVIFLGWDKDNADKARELITSFSEWMQQHKDELTALQIFYNQPFRRRELTYTMIKEVLEKLQNDKPLLAPLHVWRAYEALGECNGSPRNELTAIVSLIRKISGLDATLTAYDKTVDKNFQDWVWKRH